In a genomic window of Sulfurisphaera tokodaii str. 7:
- a CDS encoding ornithine cyclodeaminase family protein produces MIILTGKDLEEVLKPEIAVNAVREAFSLFSSGKVIQPQRQVITIKGNWWGIMPSFTDFSFSTKIVNVIPKNKEKGLPSVQGVVILMSPDTGETLAILEGSILTAIRTASASVLSTELALRSRHIDTLGIIGAGMEAKYHLKITLKFFSVSRVLISARKSHYELAKEYGGEAVELEKLLKESQVIYATTSSDKPVVLGKLLSNDFHVSSIGAHTPTAREIDDDTIMKSKTYFVDSLEAVSNETGDFIEPKRKGIMPQVYEIGEIINKNIKIQRPSIFKTVGIAAQDNITAYIAYEEALKRGIGIKI; encoded by the coding sequence ATGATTATTTTAACAGGGAAGGATTTAGAAGAGGTATTAAAGCCAGAGATAGCTGTAAATGCTGTAAGAGAAGCTTTTTCCCTTTTCTCCTCTGGAAAAGTTATTCAGCCTCAAAGACAAGTGATAACGATAAAAGGTAATTGGTGGGGAATAATGCCTTCTTTTACAGATTTTTCATTCTCTACAAAGATTGTGAACGTTATACCTAAAAACAAGGAAAAGGGTTTACCCTCAGTACAAGGAGTTGTTATACTGATGTCTCCAGATACCGGAGAAACATTGGCTATTTTAGAAGGATCAATTTTAACAGCAATAAGAACTGCTTCTGCAAGTGTTTTATCAACAGAATTAGCGTTAAGGTCAAGACATATAGATACTCTTGGAATTATTGGAGCTGGAATGGAGGCTAAATATCATTTAAAAATCACTCTCAAATTCTTTTCAGTTTCTAGGGTTTTAATCTCTGCAAGAAAAAGCCATTATGAGTTAGCAAAAGAATACGGTGGAGAAGCTGTAGAGTTAGAGAAACTTTTGAAGGAATCACAAGTAATTTATGCCACAACTTCTTCGGACAAGCCGGTAGTTTTAGGTAAACTCTTGTCTAACGATTTTCATGTTTCTAGTATAGGTGCTCATACCCCAACTGCTAGAGAAATTGATGATGATACCATAATGAAATCAAAAACGTATTTTGTAGATTCGTTAGAAGCTGTATCCAATGAAACTGGAGATTTTATTGAGCCTAAGAGAAAAGGAATAATGCCTCAAGTTTATGAAATAGGAGAAATTATAAACAAAAATATAAAAATTCAAAGACCCTCAATCTTTAAGACCGTAGGTATTGCAGCTCAAGATAATATAACCGCATATATAGCATATGAGGAAGCATTAAAGAGAGGTATAGGAATAAAAATCTAA
- a CDS encoding cob(I)yrinic acid a,c-diamide adenosyltransferase, with product MWYTGTGDKGKTKVPSVGEVWKDSEIVKALGDLDELNSVLGVVSSLYPELSEVIQKLQNDIFSISSEIAGFDMNFSDEKVKGIEELITNYSKELEPLRNFVLPGGHIASSFLHLARAVCRRAERSVVTLLKESKAKEVHAKYLNRLSSLLFVLALVVNKRTNNPNVIWRGKD from the coding sequence ATGTGGTATACTGGAACTGGCGATAAGGGAAAGACTAAGGTACCTTCAGTTGGTGAGGTTTGGAAGGATAGTGAAATTGTTAAAGCTTTAGGAGATTTAGATGAGTTAAATTCAGTTTTGGGAGTCGTATCGTCTCTTTACCCGGAGCTTTCAGAAGTTATTCAAAAACTTCAGAATGATATCTTTTCTATCTCATCAGAAATTGCTGGATTCGACATGAATTTTTCTGATGAAAAAGTTAAGGGAATTGAAGAACTCATAACAAATTATAGTAAAGAATTGGAACCACTAAGAAACTTTGTTCTACCAGGTGGACATATTGCCTCATCCTTTCTTCATTTAGCTAGAGCAGTGTGCAGAAGAGCTGAAAGAAGTGTTGTGACTTTACTAAAGGAAAGTAAGGCAAAAGAAGTTCATGCAAAATACTTAAATAGGTTATCGTCTTTACTTTTTGTCTTAGCTTTAGTTGTAAATAAAAGAACGAATAATCCTAACGTTATCTGGAGGGGAAAGGATTAG
- a CDS encoding ISNCY-like element ISSto15 family transposase: MNTNSLLQEYYKALREALQQIFTALTSVRKDTLTRLVLGGVMGGTATEIAQAVDMDYETVLKNLDKLANINLIKIVKEIVKDHPVQLIIDDTHNHKARALPVSRNGTQAFYCREHKRYEPAIQLLIIAIKDLYTNETYIITIIPYIPQKVAEILKERGEKAEYKTKIQLYLETLPTILNEYNVTTISFDSWYVNSKTLLPNTIGELKANSRVVEGDRHVPVAEFPEGEYLVEYLGTPIKLLVIDNYKDMGKRYFFSTNTKDTPEDIITTWENRWDIEVVIRELKALGLEKSSFLTWIRNKGFITLKALSLLLVLSFKYSLGLRLGAKRISRMIKSIYQSLGGIKKLFKRRKKT; the protein is encoded by the coding sequence ATGAATACAAACTCATTACTCCAAGAGTATTACAAGGCACTCCGAGAAGCATTACAACAAATCTTCACAGCCTTGACTAGCGTGAGAAAAGACACACTAACAAGACTAGTGCTAGGAGGAGTTATGGGTGGAACAGCAACAGAAATAGCACAAGCAGTAGACATGGACTACGAGACAGTACTAAAAAACCTTGACAAATTGGCAAACATAAACTTGATCAAAATAGTAAAAGAAATAGTAAAAGACCACCCAGTACAACTAATAATAGACGACACACACAACCACAAAGCAAGAGCACTACCAGTATCAAGAAACGGAACACAAGCCTTTTACTGCAGAGAACACAAAAGATACGAACCAGCAATACAACTCCTAATAATAGCAATAAAAGACCTATACACAAACGAAACCTACATTATAACAATAATACCATACATACCACAAAAAGTTGCCGAAATACTCAAGGAAAGGGGAGAAAAAGCAGAATACAAAACAAAAATCCAACTATACCTAGAAACACTACCAACAATCCTAAACGAGTACAACGTTACCACCATCTCATTCGACTCATGGTACGTAAACTCAAAAACCCTACTACCTAACACTATCGGGGAACTCAAGGCAAACTCACGTGTTGTCGAGGGTGACAGACACGTGCCAGTTGCCGAGTTCCCCGAAGGGGAATACCTAGTAGAATACCTAGGTACCCCCATAAAACTACTCGTAATAGACAATTATAAAGACATGGGAAAAAGATACTTCTTCTCAACCAACACGAAAGACACACCAGAAGACATAATAACAACATGGGAAAACCGTTGGGATATTGAAGTAGTAATTAGGGAGCTAAAGGCTCTAGGCTTGGAGAAGAGCTCTTTCCTCACATGGATTAGGAACAAGGGTTTCATAACCTTGAAAGCCCTCTCCCTCCTCTTAGTCCTCTCATTTAAGTATTCTCTTGGCTTAAGGTTAGGAGCCAAGAGGATATCAAGGATGATAAAAAGTATTTATCAGTCTTTGGGTGGGATTAAGAAACTGTTTAAGAGAAGGAAAAAGACGTAA